From Hymenobacter volaticus, the proteins below share one genomic window:
- a CDS encoding DUF4833 domain-containing protein, which translates to MQWWPDAAPERVVLLGVSALACGISSAYLGDNYKLFVPGLPFHIFETMSIFTLPITVLAVLSNITAVSRLLQAKRGLALKAATTPPPTSSAGKKVAATLLLVGSTLFTHSVGVGATPLPDPSFPTPKGIANQLFYLQRDPNTNTVIYQLNVNGAGKLNEDEPIRIFWIRYAEQGQRQDLDFIQRKFAYGVNAKKLAPEKYELKFFAYGKIRFYLMRSSTDKAFHVYTTVANQQMVLDRIFLRIEGGTFWVPNVKYVELTGWNPATREPVVRRFNV; encoded by the coding sequence ATGCAGTGGTGGCCTGATGCAGCGCCCGAACGGGTGGTACTGCTCGGCGTAAGCGCGCTGGCTTGCGGTATTAGTTCAGCATACTTAGGCGACAACTACAAGCTATTCGTGCCGGGCTTGCCGTTCCACATCTTTGAGACGATGTCGATTTTCACGCTGCCCATTACAGTACTGGCGGTGCTCTCGAATATCACGGCCGTTTCGCGGCTGTTACAAGCCAAAAGAGGGTTGGCGCTGAAAGCCGCTACTACGCCGCCCCCTACTTCGTCGGCGGGCAAAAAGGTGGCGGCCACGCTGCTGCTAGTAGGGAGCACACTGTTCACGCACTCCGTTGGGGTGGGTGCTACACCTTTGCCGGACCCTTCTTTCCCAACGCCCAAGGGTATTGCCAACCAGCTCTTTTACTTGCAGCGCGACCCTAATACCAATACCGTCATTTACCAACTCAACGTGAACGGGGCAGGCAAGCTCAATGAAGACGAGCCCATCCGTATTTTCTGGATACGCTACGCCGAGCAGGGTCAGCGCCAAGATTTGGATTTCATTCAGCGCAAATTTGCCTACGGCGTAAATGCCAAGAAGCTGGCCCCCGAAAAGTACGAGCTGAAGTTTTTCGCTTATGGCAAGATCCGCTTCTACCTGATGCGGTCGAGCACCGACAAAGCGTTTCATGTGTACACCACCGTGGCCAACCAGCAAATGGTACTCGACCGTATTTTCCTGCGCATCGAAGGCGGTACGTTTTGGGTGCCCAACGTGAAGTACGTGGAATTGACTGGCTGGAATCCCGCGACGCGCGAGCCGGTAGTGCGGCGGTTCAACGTGTAG
- a CDS encoding CDP-alcohol phosphatidyltransferase family protein, whose protein sequence is MKFDALRTVLQQGIYKVINPFVRLLIKIGFTPNAVTLTGLGLNIGVAVLFIVGAEEGNRGDLRYVGWGGALILFAGLFDMLDGQVARLGNMKSDYGALFDSVLDRYSELFTFLGICYYLVAHDYFLSSLFAFIALIGSMMVSYTRARAEGLGIECSGGLMQRPNGWYCSA, encoded by the coding sequence ATGAAATTTGACGCCCTACGCACTGTTCTTCAGCAAGGGATTTACAAGGTTATCAATCCCTTCGTCCGGCTGCTAATCAAGATTGGCTTCACTCCCAACGCTGTTACGCTCACGGGCTTAGGGCTGAATATTGGGGTGGCGGTACTTTTCATTGTGGGAGCCGAAGAAGGAAACCGTGGCGACTTGCGCTACGTGGGGTGGGGTGGGGCCCTCATCTTGTTTGCGGGCCTCTTCGACATGCTAGACGGGCAAGTAGCACGCTTAGGCAATATGAAGAGTGATTACGGCGCCCTTTTTGATTCGGTGCTGGATCGCTACAGTGAGCTGTTCACGTTCCTGGGCATCTGCTATTACTTAGTGGCACACGATTATTTCCTTAGTTCTCTGTTTGCCTTCATTGCGCTAATTGGGTCGATGATGGTCAGCTACACCCGGGCCCGAGCCGAAGGACTAGGCATAGAATGCAGTGGTGGCCTGATGCAGCGCCCGAACGGGTGGTACTGCTCGGCGTAA
- a CDS encoding DUF5686 and carboxypeptidase-like regulatory domain-containing protein, translating to MINLLVRCHYLAVVYALLLLGCPAVALAQTTITGVVTDATTKEKLPFVSVAVPGAGIGTNTDENGGYRLVIPAQYTSVVFTSVGYGTVTKTVVAGRAQELNVQLATTATALKEVVVQGSKAPRYRNKENPAVALIRQVIEHKEQNRPEHYDYVEYDKYEKMSFSLSNLSEKFKARKFFRNYQFLFQQQDSAAAGGVNILPLYLEEKLTHEYYRKSPEKRKVVALGTKQAQFDKSFIDNGGLSSYFNRMYQDIDVYDNRITLLGNQLLSPLANTAPTFYQYFITDTLTENTPPLIELSFGPRNREDLLFQGKLYVTLDGNYAVQQADLSVDKRINLNFIKSLDARLQFTENPDRRYHLSKSELAIDFGVSSNKGSGFYGERTVVYQQYQVNQPRPESFYATPAPTEDTTTTRSAAFWQQQRPDSLNERESAVYKNVDTLQTIPSFRRTLELFTFLLAGYKSFGPFEVGPANTFYSFNPVEGFRLRLGGRTTPEFSKRLYFETYAAYGFKDEKWKYYLSSTYSLNNKSVYTFPQNFVRASFQRDTKIPGQDLEFVQEDNFLLSFKRGVNDKWLYNDIYRLDYVHEFSNHFSYTLGFKKWQQSPAGGLYFRTGAPDNSTDIAALNTTELQLGLRWAPQEAFYQGKLYRVPIVGPFPVFTARFTTSLKGLLASQYSYRNVTLNVTKRFYMAPFGIAAVTLEGGYTFGQAPFPLLTIHRANQTYSYQLNSYNLMNFLEFSSDRYASLFVDHNFNGFFFNKLPLIKHLKLREVASLKLLYGGLRPENNPNVQPELYQFLQDQQGRPTTFALGKQPYAEASVGVSNIFKLFRLDVVKRLNYLDHPNVAEWGLRGRFKLDF from the coding sequence ATGATCAATCTGTTGGTTAGGTGTCACTACCTCGCGGTGGTGTATGCACTGCTACTGTTGGGTTGCCCAGCTGTAGCACTTGCCCAAACCACTATTACTGGAGTCGTAACGGATGCTACGACCAAAGAAAAACTGCCCTTCGTGAGCGTGGCTGTGCCGGGCGCCGGCATAGGTACCAATACCGACGAAAACGGCGGCTACAGACTTGTGATTCCTGCGCAATACACGTCGGTGGTATTTACATCGGTGGGGTACGGCACCGTCACAAAAACGGTGGTAGCGGGCCGCGCGCAAGAACTTAACGTGCAGCTTGCTACTACGGCTACGGCGCTAAAGGAAGTGGTGGTGCAAGGCAGCAAGGCACCCCGATACCGCAACAAAGAGAACCCGGCCGTGGCACTCATCCGCCAAGTAATCGAGCACAAGGAGCAGAACCGTCCCGAGCACTACGATTACGTGGAGTACGACAAGTACGAGAAAATGTCGTTCTCGCTCAGCAACTTATCTGAGAAGTTTAAGGCCCGGAAATTCTTTCGCAATTACCAATTCTTATTTCAGCAACAAGATTCTGCCGCCGCGGGCGGGGTGAATATTTTGCCGCTTTACTTGGAAGAAAAGCTCACCCACGAGTATTACCGCAAAAGCCCCGAGAAGCGCAAAGTGGTGGCGCTCGGTACCAAGCAGGCCCAGTTCGACAAGAGTTTTATTGATAATGGGGGACTGAGTTCGTACTTCAATAGAATGTACCAGGACATTGATGTGTACGACAACCGCATTACGCTGCTTGGTAATCAGCTTTTGAGTCCGCTGGCCAATACGGCTCCCACGTTCTATCAGTACTTTATCACGGATACGCTAACGGAAAATACGCCACCGCTCATCGAGCTGAGCTTTGGGCCGCGCAACCGGGAAGATCTGCTGTTTCAGGGCAAGCTGTACGTGACGCTGGACGGGAACTATGCCGTCCAGCAAGCCGACTTGTCGGTGGATAAGCGCATCAACCTCAATTTCATCAAAAGCCTAGATGCCCGCTTACAATTCACGGAGAACCCCGACCGACGTTATCACCTCAGCAAAAGCGAGCTAGCAATTGATTTCGGGGTGTCTTCCAACAAAGGCTCCGGCTTTTATGGCGAGCGGACGGTGGTATACCAACAATACCAAGTCAACCAGCCACGGCCGGAGAGCTTCTACGCAACACCTGCACCAACTGAGGATACCACCACCACTCGGAGTGCCGCGTTTTGGCAGCAACAACGCCCCGACAGCCTGAACGAGCGGGAAAGCGCCGTTTATAAGAATGTGGACACTTTGCAAACTATCCCGTCGTTTCGGCGGACGCTGGAGCTGTTCACGTTCCTGCTAGCGGGTTACAAGTCCTTCGGTCCGTTCGAGGTGGGGCCAGCCAATACGTTCTATAGCTTCAACCCGGTGGAAGGTTTCCGCCTGCGGCTAGGTGGCCGCACCACCCCGGAGTTCAGCAAGCGCCTATACTTTGAAACGTATGCGGCCTACGGGTTCAAAGACGAAAAGTGGAAGTATTACCTCAGCTCCACGTACTCGCTCAACAACAAATCGGTGTACACTTTCCCGCAGAACTTCGTGCGCGCCAGCTTCCAGCGCGACACCAAGATTCCGGGGCAGGACCTCGAATTTGTGCAGGAAGACAACTTCCTGCTGTCTTTCAAGCGGGGCGTCAACGACAAGTGGCTCTACAACGACATCTACCGCCTCGACTACGTGCACGAGTTCAGCAACCACTTTTCCTACACGTTGGGATTCAAGAAGTGGCAACAGTCGCCAGCCGGAGGGCTTTACTTCCGCACAGGCGCTCCTGATAATAGTACCGATATAGCGGCGCTGAATACCACGGAGTTGCAGCTGGGTCTACGCTGGGCACCGCAGGAAGCATTTTATCAGGGCAAGCTTTACCGCGTACCGATTGTGGGGCCGTTTCCTGTCTTCACGGCGCGCTTCACTACCAGCCTCAAAGGGTTGCTAGCCAGCCAGTATTCTTACCGAAATGTGACGCTAAACGTCACCAAACGGTTTTATATGGCACCGTTCGGTATTGCGGCCGTCACGCTGGAAGGGGGCTACACGTTTGGGCAAGCGCCATTTCCACTGTTGACTATCCATCGGGCCAACCAAACGTATTCGTATCAGTTGAACTCGTACAACCTGATGAACTTCCTGGAATTTTCGAGCGACCGGTATGCCAGCCTCTTTGTAGACCATAATTTCAACGGCTTCTTCTTCAACAAGCTGCCGCTAATTAAGCACTTAAAATTGCGCGAAGTAGCCTCTTTGAAGCTGCTCTACGGCGGGTTGCGCCCTGAAAACAACCCGAACGTTCAGCCGGAACTGTATCAGTTTTTGCAGGATCAACAGGGTCGGCCTACTACGTTTGCTTTGGGCAAGCAGCCGTACGCCGAAGCCAGTGTGGGCGTGTCTAATATCTTTAAGCTCTTTCGGCTCGATGTAGTGAAGCGCTTGAATTACCTGGACCATCCTAACGTGGCGGAATGGGGCCTGCGAGGCCGCTTCAAGCTAGATTTTTAA
- a CDS encoding GtrA family protein translates to MYYPRFIKAQAASLASTAVDFLVTIGCVEVLHSWYLAATILGNIAGGITNFCLGRYFVFEATQQNVRAQSGRYLGVWLGSMLLNATGVYFCTQVLHTNYVVSKIVVSLLVGIGFNYVLQRHFVFPKS, encoded by the coding sequence GTGTACTATCCTCGATTTATAAAGGCTCAGGCCGCTTCGCTGGCGTCCACTGCCGTCGATTTTCTGGTTACTATCGGCTGCGTGGAAGTACTGCACAGTTGGTACTTAGCCGCAACCATCTTAGGCAATATTGCCGGGGGCATCACCAACTTTTGCCTCGGGCGCTACTTTGTTTTTGAAGCTACTCAGCAAAACGTTCGGGCGCAGAGCGGCCGGTACCTAGGTGTATGGCTAGGTAGCATGCTGTTGAATGCAACTGGCGTTTATTTCTGTACCCAAGTGCTGCACACCAACTATGTGGTCAGCAAAATAGTGGTTTCCTTATTAGTTGGCATTGGCTTCAACTATGTGTTGCAGCGCCACTTTGTATTCCCAAAGTCATGA
- a CDS encoding phosphatidylglycerophosphatase A family protein encodes MRLASGSKTERSACKVIASVLGIGYVKGGGTVAAIACCLLLYPMRTWCLTQHFLPVALLTVGLLVLGTWAAHQVEPLWGKDNYRVVIDEVAGMWISVLFVPLTGPRLLAGLVLFRFFDITKPLFIRRMEKLPGGVGVMMDDVLAGVYANVLLQAGIYFRFF; translated from the coding sequence ATGCGCTTGGCGTCTGGTAGTAAAACGGAGCGTAGTGCGTGCAAAGTAATTGCCTCGGTGCTTGGCATCGGGTACGTGAAGGGAGGCGGCACGGTAGCAGCTATAGCCTGCTGCCTCCTTTTGTACCCAATGCGCACTTGGTGTTTGACGCAGCATTTTCTGCCGGTGGCATTGCTCACGGTGGGGTTGCTGGTGTTAGGTACCTGGGCGGCTCATCAGGTTGAGCCGCTATGGGGCAAAGACAATTACCGCGTGGTGATAGACGAAGTGGCGGGCATGTGGATCAGCGTGCTTTTTGTGCCACTCACTGGCCCCCGCCTGCTGGCGGGCCTGGTGTTGTTTCGGTTTTTTGACATAACCAAACCTCTGTTTATCAGAAGGATGGAAAAGCTACCGGGCGGCGTGGGAGTAATGATGGATGACGTATTGGCCGGCGTCTATGCCAACGTGCTACTACAAGCCGGGATTTACTTCCGCTTTTTCTAA
- a CDS encoding HlyD family efflux transporter periplasmic adaptor subunit translates to MRSRSYKLLTSTKGRINDVFFQAGQQVRKGDILVKFADQSFLVAPAHGIVTQRLVETGEYLQGGVAVASFVELSSVRLQLATDNHASALHPGQLVQVQSRDQPNQGMTASVVASTLEDELLTLDLRLRTSSPEPLEAGTPIQVHALQF, encoded by the coding sequence ATGCGTAGCCGCTCCTACAAGCTGTTGACTTCAACGAAGGGACGCATCAACGACGTTTTCTTTCAGGCAGGTCAGCAGGTACGCAAAGGTGATATTTTGGTAAAATTCGCTGACCAAAGCTTCTTGGTAGCACCAGCCCACGGAATAGTAACCCAACGCTTGGTAGAAACCGGTGAGTACCTGCAAGGCGGTGTAGCCGTTGCTAGTTTCGTAGAGCTGTCGTCTGTACGGTTGCAACTGGCAACAGACAACCACGCCTCAGCTTTACACCCCGGGCAACTGGTGCAGGTACAAAGCCGCGACCAACCTAACCAAGGAATGACTGCTTCTGTTGTGGCTAGCACCTTGGAAGACGAATTGCTTACGTTGGATTTACGCCTGCGAACTTCCAGCCCGGAACCGCTGGAAGCAGGTACTCCTATCCAGGTACATGCGCTTCAGTTTTGA